Proteins from a genomic interval of Cottoperca gobio chromosome 8, fCotGob3.1, whole genome shotgun sequence:
- the mrm2 gene encoding rRNA methyltransferase 2, mitochondrial isoform X2 yields the protein MLCFSLQRRSLHSSLCLMKKMKSKTPAEQRWMQRQLKDPYVKASHALNFRCRSAFKLLEIDDKFRLLQPGGSVVDCGAAPGAWSQVAVQRVNSAGTDPAAPHGTVVGIDLMNIPPLDGAHFLCSHDVTDPVTHAKLLELLPNRQAHVILSDMAPNASGFREMDHVKLITMCFSLIDLAEKILQPGGSLVCKYWDGISARELQEKLSNVFNTVQIIKPNASRKDSSERYFLARMYRKPVK from the exons ATGCTATGCTTCTCATTACAGAGGAGATCTCTCCACTCCTCATTATGTTtaatgaagaagatgaagagtaAAACTCCCGCCGAGCAGCGCTGGATGCAGCGGCAGCTCAAAGACCCGTATGTTAAGGCTTCTCACGCACTAAACTTCCGGTGCAGAAGCGCATTCAAACTGCTGGAGATAGATGACAAGTTCAGGCTTCTGCAGCCTGGAGGTAGTGTGGTGGACTGTGGAGCTGCTCCTGGAGCCTGGAGCCAGGTGGCAGTGCAGAGGGTCAACTCAGCCGGGACAG ACCCGGCGGCACCACATGGTACAGTTGTTGGCATTGACCTGATGAACATCCCACCTCTGGACGGAGCCCACTTCCTGTGCAGTCATGATGTCACGGACCCCGTCACGCACGCTaagctgctggagctgctccCAAACCGCCAGGCTCATGTCATCCTGAGCGACATGGCGCCCAACGCCAGCGGTTTCCGGGAGATGGACCACGTGAAACTCATCacaatgtgtttctctttgataGACTTGGCTGAGAAGATCTTGCAGCCGGGGGGCTCTCTGGTGTGTAAATACTGGGACGGGATCTCCGCTCGTGAACTCCAGGAGAAACTCTCGAATGTGTTCAATACTGTTCAGATTATAAAGCCAAACGCCAGCAGGAAGGATTCGTCTGAGAGATATTTCCTGGCTCGAATGTACAGAAAGCCGGTAAAATGA
- the snx8a gene encoding sorting nexin-8a isoform X1 has product MAGEINEGSVPAYYREVYEAICCRTDERVQVEVFQRLLQRTDISQTVLVQIAEHVDSTGGFLSKLSLYKALALIALAQQGKQPSPKLLENCIRELPTPQLGEPRDLNALRMQPAQEDVLTMSQTLDKLLIRDTVQVELIPEKKGLFLKHVEYQVTSQHYKISVYRRYSDFDVFHEVLLQRFAYRVVPALPPKRMLKGVLTSVSEREFIEGRRRALGRFINLVARHPFFSEDELVKTFLTCSGSDVQTKLRDTYKRTGDEFMTNRIATQAKEYLPADIQAQFSTSRELIRNIHNSFQKLRDRAEKMAERSKENATDLLMFGRELSTLGSDASSLPSLAASQGTWGTLRQSLKSLSVEFAVLSDKAAQQGRREEDDVVEKLNLFLDLLQSYRDLCERHEKGVLHEHQRALHKYGMMKRQMMSATVQPKEQASVEQLESRIVQQENAIQTMELRNYFSLFCLHQETQLIFIYLPITSHILGAFVNSQVQGHREMGAVWNELQPKLGCLFGGKNGSKPPI; this is encoded by the exons ATGGCAGGAGAGATCAATGAAG GCTCAGTTCCTGCCTATTACAGGGAAGTATATGAGGCCATCTGCTGTaggacagatgagagagtgcAGGTTGAAGTTTTTCAGCGGTTGCTCCAAAGGACAGATATCTCCCAGACGGTTTTAGTCCAG ATTGCCGAGCATGTTGACTCTACAGGTGGATTCCTGAGCAAGTTGTCACTCTATAAAGCGCTCGCGTTGATTGCTCTCGCTCAGCAAGGAAAGCAACCAAGCCCCAAACTCTTGGAGAACTGCATACGAG AGTTGCCGACGCCTCAGCTCGGGGAGCCGAGGGACCTGAACGCATTGAGGATGCAGCCGGCTCAGGAGGACGTTCTGACGATGTCTCAGACGCTGGACAAACTGCTGATCAGAGACACAGTCCAGGTGGAGCTCATACCTGAGAAGAAGGGCTTGTTCCTCAAACATGTGGAGTACCAGGTCACCAGCCAG CATTATAAAATATCAGTTTACCGTCGCTATAGTGATTTTGATGTCTTCCACGAGGTTTTGCTTCAGAGATTTGCCTACAGAGTGGTGCCGGCACTGCCGCCTAAAAGAATGTTAAAGGGAG TCCTGACCTCCGTCTCTGAGCGGGAGTTCATTGAAGGCCGGAGACGTGCTCTTGGCAGATTCATTAACCTGGTGGCACGGCATCCCTTCTTCTCAGAGGACGAGCTGGTCAAGACCTTCCTCACATGCAGTGGCTCC GATGTTCAGACGAAGCTGCGTGACACTTACAAGAGAACGGGCGATGAGTTCATGACCAACAGAATTGCAACCCAGGCGAAG GAATATCTCCCCGCTGACATTCAGGCCCAGTTCTCAACAAGCCGAGAGCTGATTAGAAATATTCACAACAGCTTCCAGAAGCTGCGTGACAGAGCTGAGAAGATGGCGGAGCGCTCTAAGGAGAATGCTACTGATCTTCTCATGTTTGGCAGAGAGCTCAG TACACTGGGCTCAGATGCTTCATCTCTTCCCTCCTTGGCTGCTTCACAAGGCACCTGGGGGACCCTGCGTCAGTCTCTGAAGAGTCTGTCTGTGGAGTTCGCCGTGCTATCTGACAAAGCTGCTCAGCAG GGCAGACGGGAAGAGGATGATGTTGTGGAAAAACTGAATCTTTTCCTGGATTTACTGCAATCGTACAGA GATCTCTGTGAGCGCCATGAGAAAGGCGTGCTGCACGAGCACCAGAGAGCGCTGCACAAGTACGGCATGATGAAGAGGCAAATGATGAGCGCCACGGTGCAGCCCAAAGAGCAGGCGTCTGTGGAGCAGCTGGAGTCACGAATTGTTCAG CAAGAAAACGCCATTCAGACCATGGAGCTGCGTAACTACTTCTCCCTGTTCTGCCTTCATCAAGAGACGCAGCTCATCTTCATCTACCTTCCCATCACTTCTCACATTCTGGGGGCTTTCGTTAACTCCCAAGTCCAAGGACACCGAGAG ATGGGAGCGGTGTGGAATGAACTCCAACCAAAGCTGGGATGTCTCTTCGGGGGTAAGAACGGATCGAAGCCCCCCATctaa
- the nudt1 gene encoding oxidized purine nucleoside triphosphate hydrolase — protein sequence MADMDPTREMLSSKLLTLVLVVQPGRVLLGMKKRGFGVGKWNGFGGKVQPGESIEDGARRELQEESGLTVDALEKVGNIKFEFVGETQLLDVHVFRADSYNGEPTESEEMRPQWFEFDQIPFSDMWADDILWFPLMLQKKKFVGYFKFQGHDVILSHKLEEVEEL from the exons ATGGCAGATATGGATCCG ACTCGGGAGATGTTGAGCTCCAAGCTGCTGACCCTGGTGCTGGTGGTGCAGCCCGGCAGAGTGCTGCTCGGCATGAAGAAGAGAGGATTTGGGGTCGGGAAGTGGAATGGTTTTGGGGGCAAAGTTCAACCTGGAGAAAGTATTGAAGATGGTGCAAGGAG agaaCTGCAAGAAGAAAGCGGCCTCACGGTGGACGCTCTCGAGAAGGTCGGAAACATCAAATTCGAATTTGTTGGAGAAACGCAGCTGCTTGACGTCCATGTTTTCCGTGCCGACTCTTATAACGGAGAGCCAACAGAGTCAGAAG AAATGCGGCCTCAGTGGTTCGAATTCGACCAAATTCCTTTCAGTGACATGTGGGCCGATGACATCCTGTGGTTCCCACTGATGCTCCAGAAGAAGAAATTTGTTGGATATTTTAAGTTTCAGGGTCACGATGTGATCCTCAGCCACAAgctggaggaagtggaggaactGTGA
- the mrm2 gene encoding rRNA methyltransferase 2, mitochondrial isoform X3, with the protein MKKMKSKTPAEQRWMQRQLKDPYVKASHALNFRCRSAFKLLEIDDKFRLLQPGGSVVDCGAAPGAWSQVAVQRVNSAGTGEGDPAAPHGTVVGIDLMNIPPLDGAHFLCSHDVTDPVTHAKLLELLPNRQAHVILSDMAPNASGFREMDHVKLITMCFSLIDLAEKILQPGGSLVCKYWDGISARELQEKLSNVFNTVQIIKPNASRKDSSERYFLARMYRKPVK; encoded by the exons atgaagaagatgaagagtaAAACTCCCGCCGAGCAGCGCTGGATGCAGCGGCAGCTCAAAGACCCGTATGTTAAGGCTTCTCACGCACTAAACTTCCGGTGCAGAAGCGCATTCAAACTGCTGGAGATAGATGACAAGTTCAGGCTTCTGCAGCCTGGAGGTAGTGTGGTGGACTGTGGAGCTGCTCCTGGAGCCTGGAGCCAGGTGGCAGTGCAGAGGGTCAACTCAGCCGGGACAGGTGAGGGAG ACCCGGCGGCACCACATGGTACAGTTGTTGGCATTGACCTGATGAACATCCCACCTCTGGACGGAGCCCACTTCCTGTGCAGTCATGATGTCACGGACCCCGTCACGCACGCTaagctgctggagctgctccCAAACCGCCAGGCTCATGTCATCCTGAGCGACATGGCGCCCAACGCCAGCGGTTTCCGGGAGATGGACCACGTGAAACTCATCacaatgtgtttctctttgataGACTTGGCTGAGAAGATCTTGCAGCCGGGGGGCTCTCTGGTGTGTAAATACTGGGACGGGATCTCCGCTCGTGAACTCCAGGAGAAACTCTCGAATGTGTTCAATACTGTTCAGATTATAAAGCCAAACGCCAGCAGGAAGGATTCGTCTGAGAGATATTTCCTGGCTCGAATGTACAGAAAGCCGGTAAAATGA
- the snx8a gene encoding sorting nexin-8a isoform X2, whose protein sequence is MKIAEHVDSTGGFLSKLSLYKALALIALAQQGKQPSPKLLENCIRELPTPQLGEPRDLNALRMQPAQEDVLTMSQTLDKLLIRDTVQVELIPEKKGLFLKHVEYQVTSQHYKISVYRRYSDFDVFHEVLLQRFAYRVVPALPPKRMLKGVLTSVSEREFIEGRRRALGRFINLVARHPFFSEDELVKTFLTCSGSDVQTKLRDTYKRTGDEFMTNRIATQAKEYLPADIQAQFSTSRELIRNIHNSFQKLRDRAEKMAERSKENATDLLMFGRELSTLGSDASSLPSLAASQGTWGTLRQSLKSLSVEFAVLSDKAAQQGRREEDDVVEKLNLFLDLLQSYRDLCERHEKGVLHEHQRALHKYGMMKRQMMSATVQPKEQASVEQLESRIVQQENAIQTMELRNYFSLFCLHQETQLIFIYLPITSHILGAFVNSQVQGHREMGAVWNELQPKLGCLFGGKNGSKPPI, encoded by the exons ATGAAG ATTGCCGAGCATGTTGACTCTACAGGTGGATTCCTGAGCAAGTTGTCACTCTATAAAGCGCTCGCGTTGATTGCTCTCGCTCAGCAAGGAAAGCAACCAAGCCCCAAACTCTTGGAGAACTGCATACGAG AGTTGCCGACGCCTCAGCTCGGGGAGCCGAGGGACCTGAACGCATTGAGGATGCAGCCGGCTCAGGAGGACGTTCTGACGATGTCTCAGACGCTGGACAAACTGCTGATCAGAGACACAGTCCAGGTGGAGCTCATACCTGAGAAGAAGGGCTTGTTCCTCAAACATGTGGAGTACCAGGTCACCAGCCAG CATTATAAAATATCAGTTTACCGTCGCTATAGTGATTTTGATGTCTTCCACGAGGTTTTGCTTCAGAGATTTGCCTACAGAGTGGTGCCGGCACTGCCGCCTAAAAGAATGTTAAAGGGAG TCCTGACCTCCGTCTCTGAGCGGGAGTTCATTGAAGGCCGGAGACGTGCTCTTGGCAGATTCATTAACCTGGTGGCACGGCATCCCTTCTTCTCAGAGGACGAGCTGGTCAAGACCTTCCTCACATGCAGTGGCTCC GATGTTCAGACGAAGCTGCGTGACACTTACAAGAGAACGGGCGATGAGTTCATGACCAACAGAATTGCAACCCAGGCGAAG GAATATCTCCCCGCTGACATTCAGGCCCAGTTCTCAACAAGCCGAGAGCTGATTAGAAATATTCACAACAGCTTCCAGAAGCTGCGTGACAGAGCTGAGAAGATGGCGGAGCGCTCTAAGGAGAATGCTACTGATCTTCTCATGTTTGGCAGAGAGCTCAG TACACTGGGCTCAGATGCTTCATCTCTTCCCTCCTTGGCTGCTTCACAAGGCACCTGGGGGACCCTGCGTCAGTCTCTGAAGAGTCTGTCTGTGGAGTTCGCCGTGCTATCTGACAAAGCTGCTCAGCAG GGCAGACGGGAAGAGGATGATGTTGTGGAAAAACTGAATCTTTTCCTGGATTTACTGCAATCGTACAGA GATCTCTGTGAGCGCCATGAGAAAGGCGTGCTGCACGAGCACCAGAGAGCGCTGCACAAGTACGGCATGATGAAGAGGCAAATGATGAGCGCCACGGTGCAGCCCAAAGAGCAGGCGTCTGTGGAGCAGCTGGAGTCACGAATTGTTCAG CAAGAAAACGCCATTCAGACCATGGAGCTGCGTAACTACTTCTCCCTGTTCTGCCTTCATCAAGAGACGCAGCTCATCTTCATCTACCTTCCCATCACTTCTCACATTCTGGGGGCTTTCGTTAACTCCCAAGTCCAAGGACACCGAGAG ATGGGAGCGGTGTGGAATGAACTCCAACCAAAGCTGGGATGTCTCTTCGGGGGTAAGAACGGATCGAAGCCCCCCATctaa
- the mrm2 gene encoding rRNA methyltransferase 2, mitochondrial isoform X1, giving the protein MLCFSLQRRSLHSSLCLMKKMKSKTPAEQRWMQRQLKDPYVKASHALNFRCRSAFKLLEIDDKFRLLQPGGSVVDCGAAPGAWSQVAVQRVNSAGTGEGDPAAPHGTVVGIDLMNIPPLDGAHFLCSHDVTDPVTHAKLLELLPNRQAHVILSDMAPNASGFREMDHVKLITMCFSLIDLAEKILQPGGSLVCKYWDGISARELQEKLSNVFNTVQIIKPNASRKDSSERYFLARMYRKPVK; this is encoded by the exons ATGCTATGCTTCTCATTACAGAGGAGATCTCTCCACTCCTCATTATGTTtaatgaagaagatgaagagtaAAACTCCCGCCGAGCAGCGCTGGATGCAGCGGCAGCTCAAAGACCCGTATGTTAAGGCTTCTCACGCACTAAACTTCCGGTGCAGAAGCGCATTCAAACTGCTGGAGATAGATGACAAGTTCAGGCTTCTGCAGCCTGGAGGTAGTGTGGTGGACTGTGGAGCTGCTCCTGGAGCCTGGAGCCAGGTGGCAGTGCAGAGGGTCAACTCAGCCGGGACAGGTGAGGGAG ACCCGGCGGCACCACATGGTACAGTTGTTGGCATTGACCTGATGAACATCCCACCTCTGGACGGAGCCCACTTCCTGTGCAGTCATGATGTCACGGACCCCGTCACGCACGCTaagctgctggagctgctccCAAACCGCCAGGCTCATGTCATCCTGAGCGACATGGCGCCCAACGCCAGCGGTTTCCGGGAGATGGACCACGTGAAACTCATCacaatgtgtttctctttgataGACTTGGCTGAGAAGATCTTGCAGCCGGGGGGCTCTCTGGTGTGTAAATACTGGGACGGGATCTCCGCTCGTGAACTCCAGGAGAAACTCTCGAATGTGTTCAATACTGTTCAGATTATAAAGCCAAACGCCAGCAGGAAGGATTCGTCTGAGAGATATTTCCTGGCTCGAATGTACAGAAAGCCGGTAAAATGA